The nucleotide sequence GGCTAAGGTAGAGATCTCCCTGAGTGAAACGGACCGTGCGATCACGGTTGCGGCTTTTCAGCACCGGGGACAGCCTGGCGCCGACCGACCAGCGGGTGTTCAGGTAATAACGGGGCTCCCAGGACAGGCTGCCCATGCCGTCGTGCAGGTCGGTGCCAACCGAATAAGGCAAGAAGTTAAAGCCGGTCGGTCGGTCGGCGGTCGACAAATACATTCCATCGCCGTTGTCGGGAACCGCTGCCGATTCGGCCACCCAGCGCACGGCGCCCAGCCCGCCGCGGATGAGATTGGATGTTCCGGCCGCGGAGGCTGCCTGCTCCGCATACGGTTCACCCGGTCGCTCCCCCGGCAAGGTGCCATAGCCCGAGCGATCTTCGAGCACCATGAGCCGATCGGTGGCGCTGCGGATCAGATCGATGTACCAACGCTTCACGTGCGCTTCGCTGAACCGCACAATCCGGCAAACCACAACGCTCAGATCGCAGTCTTCGCCGGACGGCTCGCGGTAGGCCTCCGTGCAGGCCAGCAGCTTAAACAGCCGAATGTTGACGTCGCCGGACTTGAGGGCCGCCGCCTCGCATGCCGCCGAAAAGTTGGCATTCTGTCGCACCTGAACCTCAAGCGCTACGGGGAGCGCGCGCCCCAGCGCCAGCAGTCGCTGAGTCATTCGCTCTGTCTCGTCCACACGGAGGTCTGCCAGCCACTCCCAGGACCAGCCTTCCAGGTTTGCGAGGAAACGGATGATCGTATTGCCCTGGCGATGTTCCGGGTCTGTGCACAGCGCACCGTTTCCACAAAGCAGAAGATAGACCTGCTCTGAGCGCTCGGCCATGCAGTCCGAGAATTGTGGTTCCCCGACGTAGGGCTCACACTCGGCACCGGTTAGATTAACCAGCGCATCGTAGACCCCCGCGTAGTAGTCGTAGCGGCGAAACGACTCGTCGAGAAAAGCGCCAAACGCCCACAGCAGTTCACCAACTACTCGGGGGTAGCGGGACGTGAGGTAGAGTCGTCGATCGCCCAGCGAGTCGTCCTGGAGATGGCTGATCGTCTGCGCAAGCTGACGCAGGTCACGTTCCGCATCGTCGAGGTTGCCCAGGGCCGCGCTCATCCATTCGGCGAGCTTGCCCCGCCTTAAACGTAGTTCGTTGGCGGGCGTGTTGGCGCCGCCAAACGGATTGAGGTTGTATTGGCGTTCAAGCTCGACCGCCATATCGATCATGCAGGCCCGCGCGGTCTCCGGATCATCCCGGGAGGGCGTGGCACTGATGCAGTCGAGACCGGGGTCAGTCCAGAGTCGAAACAGCGGCTCGCAAAACTGCCGCGGGCCAATCGACGCTCCGCCGACCTCCAGCACCCTAAGGACAAGGGCGCAGGCCTGCTGAGACCAGTCACCATCGCGCAGCGTGTTATAGAGCTCATAGTTGCGGGCAGAGCTGAAAGCACCACCGAGGAAGGCAAGCTGGCTTTGTAGATCATTGCGGCGCGGATCGGCATGCAGATCGAAGTCCTCTTCGACCTTATCATCGCTTCTCAACACGTCCGGATCGACATAGACGTAGGCGAAACGCCTCGCGGCCCGCCCGTAATCCTCGGCTGTCGCCACGTCGTCCTGACGCGGTTCAGCAAGCGCCTTCGCCGCGCCCAGCGGGATGTTGTCAAAGACGCCGCCGTCAACGAAACGCTCGTTGGACACCAGGCGATAACCCTGGGGACAGCCGGACGCCGACCGGAAACCGGCGGACGGCTCACAGTATTCGAGGAGGGTGGGGCTGAAGGCGACGGGAAAAGAGCTTGAGGCCAGTAGGGCCGACTTCACTTGACTCGGCGCCAGGTATTTTCCGTTCACGGTTGCCGGCAGCATGATGAGGTTACCCAGATCCGGGTCCGAAATGCTCAGCGCTGGATCGTCGGTGGTCACGTCGGCCTGAAACACCATGCGGTGGCCGTTTGGGCCCTCAACCGTGCGCGCAACCATGGCAACAAGAAACCGCGAGTTTTCAAGCTCAACGCCAGCCTGATTGAGTTTTTGCGCCTTCACGCGCGTCACGGTGAAGGCCAGCGGAACGACACAGTCCGGGCGGAAGCTGCCGTTGTCGGCAACGAACTGGATGTCGTCGAACGCCTTAGACAAAGCCGTTCGTGAGAACAAGCCGTCTGTTTCGCCGTAATCGAGCTGCTCACCGTCAGCCAACGCACCGGCAAACGGCAGCAGCTCGTCGATGCCTACTTCTCGCCAGGTCTTGAAAAATAGATTGTCGTAAAGCTCGTTTGCCGTCAGGCGCGCCGCCTCGCGGGACCGGGATTTCTGCGGCGCGTCATCGAGGCACCAGCTCACCGCGGTCAGCAGCGTATTGATACTGCCTGCCGATGCGCCGGTGGCAGCCCGCAGGTCCGGCTTGCGGGTTTCGAGCGAGCCTTGCCCGCGCCGGGCCTTGAGATAGCGCACAACGCCCCAGTTGACGCCGGCCTGATAGGAACCGAGGCTGACGCCGCCGCTGCTGGCAAAAACAAAAGGTACAGATTCGGGCTCGAGCGCCGCGCTCGAGCGGCCCAACCCGGGAATGGTCGCGGCGAGAAACGCAAAAAACAGACGATAAAAATGCTTCATGAGGTCCCCTCCTCGGATCAGCTAGGTATGGATGCTACTCCATTGATGGGACGCTAAATCAGAGAGATATCCTCACGTAGATTGTTCGGGCCGAATTTGGCGGGCGACTTTCAGGGTGGAAATCTTAAGGGGGCACTGAGCCAGCCGAAAGTATGGGACGAAGCCGCTCGATGATCGAGCGGCTTCGCGATGTGCTTAGAGGTCTCTGGCAGCAACCGTTCGGATCTGGGGCCAGTTGGCGTCCGCCTTGGCGATGTTGCCTGGGATATCCTTCTTCCAAACGTTGTAAGCCTGGCGGTTTTTGTTGACGTAAAGTCGGCCGTCAACAATCTCGAAGGCTTTGCCGTCCACCTGGAACTTCTTGCCGAACGAAGCGCCGAGCGCGCAGTAGCCGCCGTAGGCCGGCGCGTATTTTTCGGGGTTGGCCTGGAACAGGCTGCGGTTGCCTGCCGAGGCGAATCGATAGACGGCGCCATCGTATTCCACGGTGAAGTCGGCAGAGCCGCGCACCGGGCGTCCCTCCGTGAAATAGGCCACGGCATCGTGGCCAGCCAGGATCACGTTATTGCGATCGGTGGCGGTCTCAACGCCGGCGGAGGCCGTGGCGGCGACAGCGAGCAGCGCACCGGCTGCAATCATTCGGATTAGCGCGTACATGGTTTTTCTCCTAACTAGAGTTTCCAAAAAGATTTGCTGAATCAGTGAGACCATCGTAGGCTTCGGGGGCGAAGGAAAATATGCCTTAAATCGCTCTAGACATGTCAGAAACCGTTGTAGAGCCCAGCGATCCTTTGAGCACGCTGCTACGCCAGGTCAATTTTGGCGCCAACGTGATTTTTCGCGCGCAATATTGCGGCCGCTGGGCGGTAGACACATCCGGCAGCAATCAGGTGCCTTTCCACCTGGTCTCGCGCGGCGAAGGGTGGCTTCACGACCATAGCGGCCCGCCCCGAAAGCTCCTGCCTGGCCACCTGGTGCTGTTTCCCCACGATCGTCAGCACCTCCTTTCGGGCAGCGCGGCACCGCCTGACCGCGCGGTGATCAACCAGGGACCGCCGCCGACAATCTCGGAACCCGCCACCCGGCTGGTTTGTGGGTACTTCACGTTTGACCGGCAGGCGGCCGCGCCGCTGCTCGCCGGGCTCCCGGCAACGATGGTCCTCGACCTCGCCCAGGCACCTAGCCCCAGCGCCCGGCAGCTCGTTGAGCTTTGGATGGCCGAAGCGGCAATCCCAAAGCCGGGCGGCGACGTTGCTGTGGATCGGCTCGCCGAACTGGTATTCATCGAAATGCTGAGGCTCGAAGCCCAGGAAGGGCGGCTCGGCGGCGTCTTCAGCGCGCTGAGTGATTCGAGGCTCGGGCCGCTGCTCGCATCGATTCATCGCGATCCGGGTGCTTCCCACCCAGTGAAGGCACTTGCTGCAGCCTGCAACCTCAGCGAATCCGCGTTCGTTCAGCGTTTCAAGAAAGCGGTAGGCACAACGCCGGGACAATACGTCAAACACTGGCGCCTGCAGCTAGCCGCTAGAGCCTTAGCCCAGACGAGCCGATCGACAACCGACCTCGCAGCAGCAGCGGGCTATGAATCAGAAGTTGCCTTTCGCAAGGCTTTCCGACGACATTTTGGCGAGAGTCCGGGGCGCTACCGTCGGAGCCGTCGCAAGCCCTAGTTGCCCGCGTGCCTCGGAATGCATATTGGACCTCTCGGCGTGCAGCGGTTCGTTCTTCCCGTCCTACGAGACTCGTAGACGCGACACCGAAGTCTGAACGCCGTCCCGCCATCGGCTCCTGGTGTTTTCGACAAATGGAAAAATGGGCATGATGACGATTCCCAACGCGAACTTATCCATGGCTGAACCCGATCCACGAACCGCTTTGCTGAGGCTGCACGACGAGCTTATGAAAGAGGCTGAAGCGTTACGCCACAGCACCGCGACTGTCGAGCTGGACCAGACCCGACAGGGACGACTGACGCGCATGGACGCCATGCAGGCGCAGCAAATAGCGATTGCCGCAGCGCGACGCAATCAGCTGCGAATCCGCCAGGTAAAGGCAGCGCTGACCCGTTTGGACAACGGGGAATACGGCGAGTGCATCATGTGCGGAGAGCTGATCGACCCACGGCGCCTCCGAGTCGATCCCACCAGCACGCGTTGTGTTCCCTGCCTCGAAAGTGGCGAGTAGGCTATGGTTCAGCGCAGCTGACTGTCTTTGCTGCCGCGCCGGTTATAGCCAGAATACGCTTTGGCCTCCTCGTCGAGTGCTGACTGGCAGGCTACGCAGAGCCTGACGCCGGGTACCGCCACTCGGCGCGCTTCGGGGATCTCCACGCCACACTCTTCGCAATGCTGCAAACTCTCTCCCCGGGGTAGCTGACCACGAGCGCGAGCGACGGCATCCTCAATCGTGGCGTCGATCTGCTCCTGCACGTTGCCGTCTTTGGCAAATCCTCCGGCCATTAGCGAACCACCATGCCGCGCTCAATCGTCTTCGTTGATGTCGAGGGTCATAGCGTCCGGACCCCGAAGCAGGGTCCAGTTGGAAACCGCCACCGCATCGCGGGAGGTCAGCCGAGCCGGTGCTGCCACCGGCTCGGGCTCAAGGGCCACACCATCGGGCAACAGGTACATGGTGGTTGTCATGGTGTCCTCGCCTCGGGCCTTGCCGTCAACAATGGCCGGACGATAGCGGGTGAGCTTGGGAAACTGCTGCCGTGCCCGGGAGCTGTCGCGCGATCCGGCGCTGGTTTCTGACACCTTCGCGCTGCGGATACGGCCATCGTCGGTGACGCGGAACTGAAAGGTCACCTGTCGATCATCGCCGGCAACTTTGAACGGCGCCATGTCGCCGTAACGAACCAGCTGCGGTTCGGCAAACTGCGGCAGCCAATGCGCCCCATCCGGTCCGGCGGCGGCCGCCACAGCGTAAGCCGCTTCGTACTGCGCGACAGCCTGACGCTCGAAATAGCGCTGCATCAGCCAGTCGCCAAACACCAGCCGCGCCTCTACTCGTTGATCAACCGAGAAAGCCTCTGGCTGACTTTCCATCAGCTCGATGATGCGTTCATACATGCCGCGTGCGAACTTCCCGCGATAGCCGCCTCGATAGGCGTGGGCCATACCGCGCAGCAGCGGCAGCGACTCTGGTCGATCGGGCCCCCGACCCTGAACCTCGCTCAGCGCCTCATGAAAAACCGCAATCGCGCCATCGTATTCTCCGAGAGACCGCAGCCAGGTGCCGTAACGCGCCGCGGCGGCAATGGCCTGGGGACTGGTCTCGCCATGGTTCACGCGATGGAGCTTGACGGCCAGCTGCTGCTGCTCATTGGCCAAATGACGATCACCCAGCGCCTGCAGGACGTCGGCCTTGGCGTAGGTGAGCGGGATCTGGGCGTCGTTTTCGGTGCCCCATTGACGGTGGGTGATGTGCTGGGCGCGGGAATAGGCTTGCAGAGCTTCGTCATAGCGCCCTCGATTGCTGAGCGATGCGCCAAGAAAGGTCAGGGCTCGGATCAGCTTTTCACTGTAGAGCGGCAGCTGCCCAGCCAGCAGGTCTTCCGCGAGAGTGAGGTCAGCGTAGGCGAGATCATGATCCTCCCGGAGCAGTCGGCTGATCCCCACTTCGGCGAGCGCCACGGCGTACTCGGTACTCGTATTCCCGTTCTCCGCTTCCGCTAGATCGCGCAACCGGATGGCCATCTCAAGCGCGTCGTCGCTGCGCCCACCCTCTCGGGCTTCAAAATAGCGATCCCAAAGCTCGGCGCTGTCGTCGCCAACGCCGGGCTGCTGGGGCGCCTCGGCGGCAAAAACCGGATCAGAAACCACAAGCCCGATCAGCAGCAGGCTAGCTAAGGTCATAGAAGCTTTCATCTCGACGATCCCCTTGCAGCTATCGGTCACCCTAGCAGCATTGGCTCAGCGCTCTCAAGACAGTAAACCTACGGACTCCAAGGGTGCTGCCTGCGAGAGGTGCCGATCGAGCTCCGATAAACGGGGCGGGATGGATTCGCTCGAACCCAGCTTTCTCGTTACGCGGCGCGTATACTCGCCGGTCCGCCGTTTGACACACGGGCTCACCGCCATGCACCCCATCGCCAAGCAGCTGCTCGACCAACACGTCGAGTTTGAACTGGAGGCGCTAACCGACAAGCGTGTGCAGACTTTTCTTCGCGATGCCGTAAAGCGTGGCTTTGATTTCGCCGAGGACCAGACTCTCAGCGCGCTGATCACCCAAAAACGGTGTGTCTCCGCAACCCGCCGCCTGCTCGCCGATTCGCGAATGCCGCCGACCGTCACCGATTTTGGTGTTTCACTCTTGCTTCGGTTTCGCGAGCAGCTGGCAGAATCTCAGGTTGAACTTCGAGATCTGATCGGCCCGGACGGGTATATCGAACTGGTAGAACTGGTTGTCGGCCTGCACGAACCCCGCCGCAGGCTGCTCGCTGAAATATTCCGCCATCCATTATATAGCGAGCTGATTTCGAGCCTCGTCTATGAAGCGCTGTT is from Pseudomonadota bacterium and encodes:
- a CDS encoding YHS domain-containing (seleno)protein, coding for MYALIRMIAAGALLAVAATASAGVETATDRNNVILAGHDAVAYFTEGRPVRGSADFTVEYDGAVYRFASAGNRSLFQANPEKYAPAYGGYCALGASFGKKFQVDGKAFEIVDGRLYVNKNRQAYNVWKKDIPGNIAKADANWPQIRTVAARDL
- a CDS encoding patatin-like phospholipase family protein, whose translation is MKHFYRLFFAFLAATIPGLGRSSAALEPESVPFVFASSGGVSLGSYQAGVNWGVVRYLKARRGQGSLETRKPDLRAATGASAGSINTLLTAVSWCLDDAPQKSRSREAARLTANELYDNLFFKTWREVGIDELLPFAGALADGEQLDYGETDGLFSRTALSKAFDDIQFVADNGSFRPDCVVPLAFTVTRVKAQKLNQAGVELENSRFLVAMVARTVEGPNGHRMVFQADVTTDDPALSISDPDLGNLIMLPATVNGKYLAPSQVKSALLASSSFPVAFSPTLLEYCEPSAGFRSASGCPQGYRLVSNERFVDGGVFDNIPLGAAKALAEPRQDDVATAEDYGRAARRFAYVYVDPDVLRSDDKVEEDFDLHADPRRNDLQSQLAFLGGAFSSARNYELYNTLRDGDWSQQACALVLRVLEVGGASIGPRQFCEPLFRLWTDPGLDCISATPSRDDPETARACMIDMAVELERQYNLNPFGGANTPANELRLRRGKLAEWMSAALGNLDDAERDLRQLAQTISHLQDDSLGDRRLYLTSRYPRVVGELLWAFGAFLDESFRRYDYYAGVYDALVNLTGAECEPYVGEPQFSDCMAERSEQVYLLLCGNGALCTDPEHRQGNTIIRFLANLEGWSWEWLADLRVDETERMTQRLLALGRALPVALEVQVRQNANFSAACEAAALKSGDVNIRLFKLLACTEAYREPSGEDCDLSVVVCRIVRFSEAHVKRWYIDLIRSATDRLMVLEDRSGYGTLPGERPGEPYAEQAASAAGTSNLIRGGLGAVRWVAESAAVPDNGDGMYLSTADRPTGFNFLPYSVGTDLHDGMGSLSWEPRYYLNTRWSVGARLSPVLKSRNRDRTVRFTQGDLYLSRHFDSLGLSSIGIGPSYSYTWQGRGAFDGGVTGYSAYVGILGDKLRLTYGDRAFDSGFAGEDNYLLLGINDLPGMFYWLFGGNRGLLGERYP
- a CDS encoding AraC family transcriptional regulator, translating into MSETVVEPSDPLSTLLRQVNFGANVIFRAQYCGRWAVDTSGSNQVPFHLVSRGEGWLHDHSGPPRKLLPGHLVLFPHDRQHLLSGSAAPPDRAVINQGPPPTISEPATRLVCGYFTFDRQAAAPLLAGLPATMVLDLAQAPSPSARQLVELWMAEAAIPKPGGDVAVDRLAELVFIEMLRLEAQEGRLGGVFSALSDSRLGPLLASIHRDPGASHPVKALAAACNLSESAFVQRFKKAVGTTPGQYVKHWRLQLAARALAQTSRSTTDLAAAAGYESEVAFRKAFRRHFGESPGRYRRSRRKP
- a CDS encoding TraR/DksA C4-type zinc finger protein; its protein translation is MMTIPNANLSMAEPDPRTALLRLHDELMKEAEALRHSTATVELDQTRQGRLTRMDAMQAQQIAIAAARRNQLRIRQVKAALTRLDNGEYGECIMCGELIDPRRLRVDPTSTRCVPCLESGE
- a CDS encoding DksA/TraR family C4-type zinc finger protein, translated to MAGGFAKDGNVQEQIDATIEDAVARARGQLPRGESLQHCEECGVEIPEARRVAVPGVRLCVACQSALDEEAKAYSGYNRRGSKDSQLR